One Methanococcus aeolicus Nankai-3 DNA segment encodes these proteins:
- the acsC gene encoding acetyl-CoA decarbonylase/synthase complex subunit gamma, with amino-acid sequence MAKISAMDIYKLLPKTNCKKCGEASCMAFATKLQNKKAMVEECPIMNAPKFEAKKKELVELLSPPVKEVWFGYDDKNHRATMGGDEVMYRYELTYYNPAPFGIDISDNLSDNEIKERAKYIENFVFERTGEKLTLDFIALRNASNDPEKFKNALQIIQENTKMPISLCSINPESIEEALKIINSKPLIYAATEDNFEKMLNVLLKHKKETNKEFALVLSSKQIKTLKGMAKECLNHGIDDLVLEPHTHPENISETLDKFIALRRSAIEKEDKLLGFPILGLPINTYFYTLNNNSISQFIEEPNKAAGIMEARTANTMLIRYADAIILHGCEIWELMPVLTLRQALYTDPRKPQAVDADIYPIGNPDADSPVIMTTNFSLTYYTVTGDFEKDGVKCWLIVLDTEGKAVDVAVAGGQYNGENAKNLIEEKGLADKVNHNVIILPGLGAPARGDIEEKTGWNCVVGTRDSSQVGDFLKKNWENILEKIGKNN; translated from the coding sequence ATGGCTAAAATAAGTGCGATGGATATTTACAAATTACTTCCGAAAACAAACTGTAAAAAATGTGGGGAAGCTTCCTGCATGGCATTTGCTACCAAATTACAAAATAAAAAGGCGATGGTAGAGGAATGCCCCATAATGAATGCCCCAAAATTTGAAGCAAAAAAGAAAGAGCTCGTAGAATTATTATCTCCACCAGTTAAGGAGGTATGGTTTGGATATGATGATAAAAATCATAGGGCTACAATGGGTGGAGACGAAGTAATGTATAGGTATGAATTAACATATTATAACCCTGCACCATTTGGAATAGATATATCTGACAATTTATCAGATAATGAAATAAAAGAAAGAGCAAAATATATTGAAAATTTTGTATTTGAAAGAACAGGGGAGAAATTAACTCTTGATTTTATAGCACTTAGAAATGCGTCAAATGATCCAGAAAAATTTAAAAATGCTTTACAAATCATTCAAGAAAACACCAAAATGCCAATATCTTTATGCTCTATTAATCCAGAAAGCATAGAAGAAGCTTTAAAAATAATAAACTCTAAACCATTAATTTATGCCGCCACAGAGGACAATTTTGAAAAGATGCTTAATGTTCTTTTAAAACACAAAAAAGAAACCAATAAAGAATTTGCATTAGTTTTATCCTCGAAACAGATAAAAACATTAAAAGGAATGGCAAAAGAATGTTTGAACCACGGAATTGATGATTTAGTATTAGAACCACATACACACCCCGAAAATATATCGGAAACATTGGACAAATTCATAGCATTGAGGAGAAGTGCCATTGAGAAAGAAGATAAATTGTTAGGATTCCCAATATTGGGATTGCCAATAAACACCTATTTTTATACCCTTAACAATAACTCTATTTCTCAATTTATTGAAGAACCCAATAAAGCTGCGGGAATAATGGAGGCAAGAACTGCAAACACTATGTTAATTAGGTATGCTGATGCCATTATACTACACGGATGTGAAATTTGGGAGCTCATGCCAGTATTGACTCTTAGACAGGCACTATACACTGACCCAAGAAAGCCACAGGCAGTAGATGCCGATATATATCCAATAGGAAATCCAGATGCAGATAGTCCGGTGATTATGACCACAAACTTCTCTTTAACATATTATACTGTTACAGGTGATTTTGAGAAAGATGGCGTTAAATGCTGGTTAATTGTATTGGATACAGAGGGTAAAGCCGTAGATGTTGCCGTAGCTGGTGGTCAATACAACGGTGAAAATGCTAAAAACCTAATTGAGGAAAAAGGTTTGGCCGATAAAGTTAATCATAATGTAATCATATTGCCTGGATTGGGAGCTCCTGCAAGGGGAGACATCGAGGAAAAAACAGGTTGGAATTGTGTAGTTGGAACAAGGGATTCTTCACAGGTTGGAGACTTCTTGAAGAAAAACTGGGAAAATATATTGGAAAAAATAGGAAAAAATAATTAA
- a CDS encoding DUF166 domain-containing protein, whose protein sequence is MNSNKTRENSLNILIISEGKYGERAVKIIGDKFNCDFMKLNYLGDFEDIEIDKNQLKEIEKYDIVITYILNPDLTYYLLKELSNKPLFTIVGAWAGEGFKKQLENFGNVICPNLMCDFNEEDLKNKLNKYPQLKEFLKYFGAPKINLHIKDNKIDGVEILRGAPCGSTNETMKEFIGKEYSEKTIIDIGLRVQHYCRAGKLRIFVEKEGKKSKAGKCLVNGINVI, encoded by the coding sequence ATGAACTCCAACAAAACCAGAGAAAATTCTTTAAATATATTAATTATTTCAGAAGGAAAATATGGAGAACGGGCAGTTAAAATAATAGGGGACAAATTTAACTGCGATTTTATGAAATTAAATTATTTAGGAGATTTTGAAGACATTGAAATTGATAAAAATCAATTAAAAGAAATCGAAAAATATGATATTGTGATAACATATATATTAAATCCTGATTTAACATATTATTTATTAAAAGAGCTATCAAACAAACCACTATTTACAATAGTTGGAGCTTGGGCAGGGGAAGGATTTAAAAAACAGCTTGAAAACTTTGGAAATGTGATTTGTCCAAATTTAATGTGTGATTTTAATGAGGAAGATTTAAAAAATAAATTAAATAAATATCCGCAGTTAAAAGAATTTTTAAAATATTTCGGAGCTCCCAAAATAAACCTTCATATAAAAGACAATAAAATAGATGGTGTGGAGATATTAAGGGGAGCTCCCTGTGGCTCAACAAATGAAACGATGAAAGAATTTATTGGAAAAGAATATTCTGAAAAAACGATAATTGATATTGGTTTGAGAGTTCAGCACTATTGTAGGGCTGGAAAATTAAGAATTTTTGTAGAAAAAGAAGGCAAAAAAAGTAAAGCTGGAAAATGTTTAGTTAATGGAATTAATGTAATATAA
- a CDS encoding transcription factor S encodes MVKFCPKCNNIMLPKEDNLVCTVCGFEEELEKTESYELKEKLETKQEIVVIEDVNTLPTTRIECPNCGNMEVYWWLQQTRCADEPETRFYKCTKCGHTWREYD; translated from the coding sequence ATGGTAAAATTTTGTCCTAAATGTAATAATATTATGCTTCCAAAAGAAGATAATTTAGTATGCACAGTTTGCGGATTTGAGGAGGAACTTGAAAAAACTGAATCATATGAATTAAAAGAAAAATTAGAAACCAAACAGGAAATAGTAGTTATAGAAGATGTGAATACACTTCCAACAACAAGAATTGAATGCCCAAACTGCGGAAATATGGAGGTATATTGGTGGCTTCAACAAACTAGATGTGCCGATGAGCCAGAAACAAGATTTTATAAATGTACAAAATGCGGACACACTTGGAGAGAATACGATTAA